A DNA window from Ranitomeya imitator isolate aRanImi1 chromosome 2, aRanImi1.pri, whole genome shotgun sequence contains the following coding sequences:
- the ROMO1 gene encoding reactive oxygen species modulator 1, whose amino-acid sequence MPVAVGGPYGQSQPSCFDKVKMGFMMGFSVGMAAGALFGTFSCLRFGMRGRELVGGIGKTMMQSGGTFGTFMAIGMGIRC is encoded by the exons ATGCCAGTTGCAGTTGGAGGGCCCTATGGGCAATCGCAGCCCTCTTGTTTTGACAAGGTGAAGATGGGGTTTATGATGGGCTTTTCCGTAGGCATGGCGGCAGGGGCGTTGTTTGGCACTTTCTCGTGTTTAAG ATTCGGAATGAGAGGACGTGAACTCGTGGGCGGCATTGGAAAGACCATGATGCAGAGCGGTGGCACATTTGGGACATTTATGGCAATTGGAATGGGAATTCGATGTTAA